Below is a genomic region from Butyrivibrio sp. AE3004.
AAAGAAAGACGAAGTCCTTGCAACCATACTTTTGCATGATGTATGTGAGGACTGTGATGTAAAACCTGAAGATCTTCCATTTTCGGTGAATGTAAATGAAGCGGTTAAGCTATTGACTAAGCCAGTTGGCTTTAGTAACTCCAAAGAAGAAAAAGATAAATATTATCAGGGAATTGCATCAAATAGCACGGCTGCGCTTGTGAAAGCTTTGGACAGATGCAATAATGTCAGTCTTATGGCATTAGCATTTTCTACTGATAAAATGATTGAATATGTTGAAGAAACACAGGAATATGTCTATCCTATTTTGGAAAAGCTGAAATATGAGTATGTGGAGTATAACGATGCTGCATTTTTAATCAAATATCAGCTCAGAAGTATGATGGAGACAATAAAGGCATTCATTTTGAAAGCAAGAAATAACGTATGATATATAACAAAGCCCCCGCAGATATTGATCTACGGGGGCTTTTATAGGAATGAAAAAGTTAGAAATTAGCCCATAATAGCTTCTACATTGTACTCTTTTACTGAAGGATCATGAGGTATTACTGTTCCTTCTATCTCAGTACCATTTACGATAAGCTTCTTAATACCCTTTTCAGCACCATTTGTCTTAACACTAATATTGTATGTAGCGCCTCTGTACTTTCTTGTAAGTTCAAAATCACCAAAGTCAGCAGGAACGCAAGGATCAACTGATAATCCCTTATGTGTCGGATAAATTCCGAGAATATACTGTGAAATGTTTACAAATGTCCATGCAGCTGTACCTGTCAACCAGCTGTTTTTGCCCTGTCCATGGAACTTGGCATCTTTTCCTGCAACCATCTGTGAGTAAACATAAGGCTCTGTGCAGTGGATATCGCTGATATCTTCTACATAAGCAGGACATGTCTTTTTATATATCTCGAATGCTCTGTCACCATGTCCAAGAACAGTTTCTGCGATAGATACCCAAGGATTATTATGGCAGAAGATACCTGCATTCTCCTTATATCCCGGAGGATAGGAGCTTACTTCGCCAAGTTCAAGGTGATATTCTGTATATGCGGGCTGAAGAATCATTACACCGTATTTTGTATCAAGACGCTCTTTGACACTTTTAAGGGCTTTTTCAGCAAGTCCTTCCTTAACACCAATACCTGCAAGTACACAGAAGCCTTGAGGTTCAATATAAATCTGACCTTCTTTACATTCATGAGATCCAACTTTATTGGAATATGCATCGTATGCACGAACGAACCATTCTCCGTCCCATCCAGCAGTGCATACAGCGTCATACATCTTTTTAACCTCAGCGCGTGCTCTTTCAGCTTCTTTGTTATCACCCTTAAGTTCGCATAACTGAGCATATTCTTCGCCATATTTTACGAACATACCGGCAATGAATACTGATTCAGCAACGGGACCTTCACTGGGACCAAAGGTCTGGAAGGATTCACCGGGATGAGCTGAGAAACAGTTAAGGTTAAGGCAGTCATTCCAGTCTGCACGTCCGATTAGAGGCAGATCATGAGGACCTTTATGGTTTACTATGTAGTCAAAACTTCTCTTTAAGTGATTCATAAGAGGAGTAGCTACGCTCATGTCATTATCAAAAGGAACAGACTCATCAAGAATGGACATATCTCCTGTTTCTCTGATATATGCGCTTGTACCTGCAATCAGCCACAACGGATCATCATTAAATCCGGAACCAATGTCGGAATTACCTTTCTTTGTAAGAGGCTGGTACTGGTGATATGCGCTACCATCCTGGAACTGAGTGGAAGCAATATCAATGATACGCTCTCTTGCTCTATCGGGAATGAGATGTACAAAACCAAGAAGATCCTGGCAGGAATCTCTAAAGCCCATACCACGGCCGATGCCGGATTCGTAATATGAAGCGGATCGTGACATATTAAATGTAACCATGCACTGATACTGGTTCCAAATGTTAACCATACGGTCAACTTTCTCATTTCCGGACTTTATATGATAGATTGAAAGGAGATTATCCCAATAGCTGTTAAGTTCTGCAAGAGCCTTCTCAACATCTGCAT
It encodes:
- a CDS encoding GH36-type glycosyl hydrolase domain-containing protein — translated: MKYGFFDDQNREYVITTPKTPLPWINYLGNKDFFSLISNTCGGYSFYKDAKLLRLTRYRYNNVPYDNNGKYFYIKDGEIVWNPGWQPVKTELDSYECRHGIGYSKFSSEKNSVKASVLTFVPMSDTCEISHVEITNNSTEEKKIQLFSYVEWCLWNADDDMKNFQRNLSTGEVEIVDSTIFHKTEYRERRNHYAVYSVNTKVDAIDTSRDAFLGLYNGPDHPDSVFAGQLTNSVASGWSPIAAHQINITLAPGETKTFNFVLGYVENPEEEKWESHGIINKKRANELLAKYQSDADVEKALAELNSYWDNLLSIYHIKSGNEKVDRMVNIWNQYQCMVTFNMSRSASYYESGIGRGMGFRDSCQDLLGFVHLIPDRARERIIDIASTQFQDGSAYHQYQPLTKKGNSDIGSGFNDDPLWLIAGTSAYIRETGDMSILDESVPFDNDMSVATPLMNHLKRSFDYIVNHKGPHDLPLIGRADWNDCLNLNCFSAHPGESFQTFGPSEGPVAESVFIAGMFVKYGEEYAQLCELKGDNKEAERARAEVKKMYDAVCTAGWDGEWFVRAYDAYSNKVGSHECKEGQIYIEPQGFCVLAGIGVKEGLAEKALKSVKERLDTKYGVMILQPAYTEYHLELGEVSSYPPGYKENAGIFCHNNPWVSIAETVLGHGDRAFEIYKKTCPAYVEDISDIHCTEPYVYSQMVAGKDAKFHGQGKNSWLTGTAAWTFVNISQYILGIYPTHKGLSVDPCVPADFGDFELTRKYRGATYNISVKTNGAEKGIKKLIVNGTEIEGTVIPHDPSVKEYNVEAIMG